Proteins co-encoded in one Nicotiana sylvestris chromosome 7, ASM39365v2, whole genome shotgun sequence genomic window:
- the LOC104239387 gene encoding uncharacterized protein, which translates to MNQGQGNAGRGHARVFAFTRQDAQASNAVVTGILSVYSFDALALIDPVSTHSYVSSYFTLRFSRQPELLNDPFLVATHVGESLLAEYVYRSCQIRVEGRDTLVDLIVLDMIDFDMLMGMYWSSSCYAIVDCHAKIVRFEIPNEPSFILRGSQVPETCKIVSFMKDQRLLKKGCLGLLAIVSDTRKETISIETVPVVREFSDVFPEDLLGLPPVRKIDFSIDLLPDTQPISIPPYRMAPAELRELKQKLQDLLDKDFIRPSVSPLGAPVLFVRKKDRSLRMCINYRQLNKITIRNKYPLPRIDDIIKDEDISKTAFRTRYGHYEFLVMPFGLTTALAAFIDLMNRVFKSFLDRCAIVFIDDILIYSRSQGEYEDHLRTVLQTLPTSPTEIHSFIGLAGYYRHFVQDFSRIAAPLTKLTQKNAKFQWMEESERSKSSTTSLDGTTKDYDCSILYHPGKANVVADALSRKSMGSLAHIAPTKRLLAKDIQRLEDTCIRFSVGNSEALLACAQAKSSLVERIKATQYEDERLCKYRDGVLTGKSKDMIVESDGFLRMGDRLCVADVDGLRHAILEEAHNSKYTIHPGSTKMYHAKSNFIGGKVKTTYGGVRYAQIFMNEMSDFTEFQYPSSLIEDHNLPHAFGNLFKKHWVHE; encoded by the exons ATGAATCAAGGACAAGGAAATGCTGGTAGAGGTCATGCGAgagtttttgcatttactagaCAGGATGCTCAGGCCTCGAATGCAGTGGTTACAGGTATTCTTTCTGTCTATTCATTTGATGCacttgcgttgattgatccggtaTCTACTCACTCCTATGTGTCCTCATACTTTACTTTAAGATTTAGTAGACAGCCCGAGTTATTAAATGATCCTTTTCTAGTTGCTACTCATGTTGGAGAGTCTCTATTAGCTGAATACGTGTATCGTTCTTGTCAGATTCGGGTTGAGGGTAGAGATACTCTAGTTGACCTTATTgtacttgatatgattgactttgacATGCTGATGGGAATGTATTGGTCATCTTCTTGCTATGCTATAGTCGATTGTCATGCAAAGatagtaaggtttgagataccAAATGAACCCAGTTTTATTCTAAGAGGGAGTCAGGTTCCAGAGACTTGCAAAATTGTATCTTTTATGAAAGATCAACGACTTCTGAAGAAAGGTTGCTTGGGTCTCTTAGCTATTGTAAGTgacacaagaaaggaaacaattaGTATAGAAACTGTACCAGTAGTGAGagaattttctgatgtatttcctgaggaTTTACTAGGATTGCCTCCAGTACGAAAAATAGACTTTAGTATTGATTTGCTACCTGACACACAACCCATATCGATACCTCCATATcgaatggcaccagcagagttgagggAGCTAAAGCAAAAGTTACAGGATTTGTTAGATAAGgattttattagacctagtgtatcaccatTGGGTGCACCAGTactgtttgtaaggaagaaagatagATCCCTGAGAATGTGCATTaactacaggcagttgaacaagataacaatacgcaataaatatcctttgcctcgtatagatgacat aatcaaagatgaagatatttctaagactgctttcagaactcgatacgggcactatgagtttctcGTGATGCCTTTCGGACTGACTACTGCTCTAGCGGCATTCATAGATTTAATGAATAGGGTGTTCAAGTCATTTCTTGATAGATGTgcaatagtatttattgatgatatcctgatatattctCGTAGCCAAGGAGAATACGAGGATCATCTCAGGACTGTATTGCAGACTTT ACCTACTTCTCCTACAGAAATTCACAGCTTTATAGGCTTAGCAGGCTATTACAGGCATTTTGTGCAGGATTTCTCCAGAATAGCAGCACCGCTGACCAAGCTAACACAGAAAAATGCAAAGTTTCAGTGGATGGAGGAAT CAGAGAGATCTAAATCTTCGACAACGTCATTGGATGGAACTACCAAAGACTATGATTgttctattttgtatcatcctggaaaagccaatgtggtggctgatgcattgagtagaaaatctatggggagtttggcacatATAGCCCCTACAAAGAGACTTTTGGCCAAAGATATTCAGAGACTAGAAGATACATGTATCAGATTTAGTGTCGGAAATTCAGAGGCATTGTTGGCTTGTGCTCAGGCTAAGTCTTCATTAGTTGAGCGCATTAAGGCCACCCAATATGAGGATGAACGATTATGTAAATACAGAGATGGGGTCTTAACTGGTAAAAGCAAGGATATGATTGTTGAAAGTGATGGTTTTCTTCGAATGGGTGACAGGCTATGTGTAGCAGACGTAGACGGGTTGAGACATGCTATTCTTGAAGAAGCCCACAACTCTAAATACACTATACATCCTGGATCCACAAAGATGTACCATGCCAAAAGCAATTTTATTGGTGGGAAg GTGAAGACTACATATGGTGGAGTCAGGTATGCACAGATATTTATGAACGAAATGTCCGACTTCACGGAGTTCCAATATCCATCATCTCTAATAGAGGATCACAATTTACCTCACGCATTTGGAAATCTTTTCAAGAAGCATTGGGTACACGAGTAG
- the LOC138872892 gene encoding uncharacterized protein yields MAPYEALYGRRCRSPIEWFEAGETNLLGPDLVQEAMDKVQLIRQRLLTAQSRQKSYVGKRRKDLVFTIGDKVFLQVSPMKSVMRFGKRDSSQVIEALTTPLDERLPYEEDPMAIVDRQIRKLQSKEIVFVKVLWRNHTVEKAILGNRRYYASQVPPFVSVYSGTEFHKVRRM; encoded by the exons ATGGCACCGTAtgaagcattgtatggtagaagatgtcgttctcctatcgaaTGGTTTGAAGCTGGTGAGACTAATTTATTGGGACCTGACCTAGTACAAGAAGCTATGGACAAGGTCCAGTTGATCAGACAGAGATTGCTTACAGCTCAAAGTAGACAAAAGTCTTATGTTGGTAAGAGAAGAAAAGATTTAGTGTTCACAATTGGGGACAAAGTGTTCCTACAAGTCTCCCCTATGAAAAGTGTGATGCGGTTTGGGAAAAGag ACTCATCTCAGGTGATTGAAGCACTGACTACACCACTCGATGAGAGGTTGCCTTATGAGGAGGATCCAATGGCTATTGTTGATAGACAAATAAGAAAACTACAGTCAAAAGAAATCGTGTTCGTGAAAGTCTTATGGAGAAATCATACAGTTGAAAAAGCTATTTTGGGAAATAGAAGATACTATGCAAGTCAAGTACCCCCATTTGTTTCAGTCTACTCGGGGACCGAATTTCATAAGGTGAGGAGAATGTAA